A single genomic interval of Suncus etruscus isolate mSunEtr1 chromosome 10, mSunEtr1.pri.cur, whole genome shotgun sequence harbors:
- the RRS1 gene encoding ribosome biogenesis regulatory protein homolog, translating into MRELNMAAPGPGPGVMESQNVEELLAKAEQEEAEKLRRITVHKELELEFDLGNLLALDRNPVAEMLQRAGPSLEKQLQDLARDNTQLLINQLWQLPTERVEEALVARLPEPTTRLPREKPVPKPRPLTRWQQFARLKGIQPKKKTNLVWDEVAGQWRRRWGYQRARDDTKEWLIEVPGNADPLEDQFAKRVQAKKERVAKNELNRLRNLARAHKTQLPSTAGLHPTGHQSKEELGRAMQVAKVSTASVGRFQERLPKEKTPRGAGKKRKFQPVFGDFAAERKGQLELLRVMNSKKPQLDVIRATNKQMREEDQEEAAKKRKMSQKGKRKGGRPGPGGKRKGGPPGQGGKRKGGLGGKMMNNSRSPGLSGRRKGGQNPGGKRRK; encoded by the coding sequence ATGCGAGAGCTGAACATGGCGGCGCCGGGTCCCGGTCCTGGAGTGATGGAAAGCCAAAACGTGGAGGAGCTGCTGGCGAAAGCGGAGCAGGAGGAGGCGGAGAAGCTGCGGCGCATCACGGTCCACAAAGAACTGGAGTTAGAGTTCGATTTGGGCAATTTGCTGGCTTTGGACAGGAACCCCGTGGCTGAGATGCTGCAGCGCGCGGGGCCTAGCCTGGAGAAGCAGCTGCAGGACCTGGCCCGGGACAACACGCAGCTGCTCATCAACCAGCTGTGGCAGCTGCCCACGGAGCGCGTGGAGGAGGCCCTGGTGGCGCGTCTGCCCGAACCCACCACCCGCCTGCCCCGGGAGAAGCCCGTGCCCAAGCCTAGGCCTCTCACGCGCTGGCAGCAGTTCGCCCGGCTCAAGGGCATCCAGCCCAAAAAGAAGACCAATTTGGTGTGGGACGAAGTGGCAGGTCAGTGGCGACGGCGATGGGGTTACCAGCGTGCCCGCGACGACACCAAGGAGTGGCTCATCGAGGTGCCCGGCAATGCAGACCCCCTGGAAGACCAGTTCGCCAAGCGCGTCCAGGCCAAGAAGGAGAGGGTGGCCAAGAACGAGCTGAATCGGCTGAGGAATCTGGCCCGAGCGCACAAGACTCAGTTGCCCAGCACGGCAGGCTTGCACCCAACCGGGCATCAGAGCAAGGAGGAGTTGGGTCGTGCCATGCAAGTGGCCAAGGTCTCCACCGCCTCCGTAGGGCGCTTCCAGGAACGCCTGCCCAAGGAGAAGACCCCCCGAGGTGCTGGCAAGAAGAGGAAGTTTCAACCCGTCTTTGGGGACTTTGCAGCCGAGCGAAAGGGTCAGTTGGAGCTGCTGCGAGTCATGAACAGCAAGAAGCCTCAGCTGGACGTGATCAGGGCCACCAACAAGCAGATGAGGGAGGAGGATCAGGAGGAGGCGGCTAAGAAGaggaaaatgagtcagaagggcAAGAGGAAGGGGGGTAGGCCAGGGCCTGGGGGCAAGAGGAAAGGGGGTCCGCCCGgtcagggaggaaagagaaaaggaggctTGGGAGGCAAGATGATGAATAATTCCAGGTCCCCCGGCTTGAGTGGTAGGAGGAAAGGGGGGCAAAACCCAGGTGGAAAGAGGAGGAAGTAA